CAGAGTCATAATCACCTAATTTAACATCAATTTGTCCATCACCATTTAGATCTTCATCATATGGAGTATTGAACACTTTTTTAACAGTTAAAGCTTCTGCATATGCTGAATCTAAATCTGCAATATTATTAAACATATGTGGATATGCTGGCATAATTGAACCAGGAACAACAGATGATGGCTCTAACATGTGATTTTCATGCCAGTCCGTACTTCTGTAATTACCAACTCTATGTAAATCTGGACCAGTTCTTTTTGAACCCCATAAAAATGGTCTATCATATGCATATTCACCAGATAGTGAATACATACCATATCTATCAGTCTCAGCTTTGAATGGTCTAATTAATTGAGAGTGACAAGCATTACATGAATCTTTAATATAAACATTTCTACCTGCTAACTCTAATACAGTATAAGGTTTTGTACCAACTGTAGGTCTACTTTGTTTTGCAAAGTCAGGAATTACCTCAATAATACCTGCAAATGAAACAAATATAAATACGAATACCGCGAAGAAAAACGGTCTTTGTTCTAACCAATGAAACATCATTTACCCCTTTTCTTAAGCTGCTACTGGTGAAGCATTTACTGGTTCTTTATCAAGTATTCTACCTGATGTCGCTGTTTTATACATATTGTATGCAAACATAAAGAAACCAATTAGGTATAATAACCCACCAACAGCTCTAATTGTATAATATGGATGTAATACAGTTACAGTATCAATGAAAGAGTAAACTAATGAACCATATTCGTCATAAGCTCTCCACATCATACCTTGTGTAATACCAGCTATCCACATAGAAGTAAAGTATAAAACAATACCAGTTGTTTGTAACCAGAATTGAGTATCCATTAATGATTTAGAATAAATTTCTCTTCCGTACATTCTTGGTGCCATATGATATAATGCTGCCATTACCATAAATACAACCCATCCTAATACACCATCATGAACGTGACCTGGAATCCAGTCTGTAAAGTGTGCAATTGCATTAACAGATTTAATTGATTGGATTGGACCTTCAATTGTTGATAACATATAGAATGTTGAAGCAAGAACCATAAATTTAATTAATGTATTAGTTTGTAATTGTTGCCACTCACCTTTCATAGTTAAAAGCATATTAATAGCAGATCCCCATGATGGTAAAATAAGAACAACTGACATTACAGAACCCATTGTTTGCATCCAGTCTGGAACTGTTGAATAAATAAGGTGGTGTCCACCAGCCCATAAATAAACAAATAATAATCCCCAGAACGCTAAAATAGATAACTTATAAGAATAAACATTTTGTCCTGATTCTTTTGGTAAGAAATAATAAATCATTGCAATAATAGGAACAGTAAATACGAATGCAACTGCGTTGTGTCCATACCACCATTGTACTAATGCATCATTTGTTCCAGAATACATAGAAACTGAATGAATCCAAGAACCAATTCCACCAGAAACAAAATATGTTGGAACTTCCATATTATTAAATAAATATAACATTGCAATAGCAATAAATGAAGCAATGTAATACCAAACTGAGATATAAAGTGTTCTTTCTCTTCTTATACCAATAAGTCCAAAAATAGAAACACCCCAAAGAACCCACCATAATACAACTAAGATATCTAGTGGCCACTCTAACTCAGCATACTCTTTTGAAGTTGTAAGACCCATAAATAAAGTCACAACAGCTAAAAGAATAGTTACGAAATATAACACAAAATGTAATTTTGCAATAGTCATTAAGAATGGAGATTCTTTTAAAGAAACTTTTAAAACTCTTTGACCAACATAATACCATGTAGCAAAAATACCACTTAATGTAAACCCAAATGCAACACCATTAGTGTGTAATGGTCTCAATCTACTAAAAGTACCATACTCTCCAGCTAAATTATTTAAGCTAGGGAATGCCAATTGAAATGCTAATATAACACCGATTGTCATACCAATGATACCAAACAAAATTGTTGCAAATGTAAAGGCTTTTGCAACTGAGTAATCATACTCAATTCTTGCACCGTTTTGCATCAATCTCCTCCTACTAATTTTTTATATATCAAGTCACAGGTTTGTCACTTAAAAAAAATCTTAGCCAAAACTGCATAAAGTTAAGCTTAATAATTGATATTTTTTTTTAAGGGATTTTTAATTTATACAAATTGAAGTGTTTTTACACAAAAAAATGTTATTTCCAATTTTTTAATGCTTGTTGTGTTTCTCTTTGCATAGTTTTTTGTTTTAAATCTTCTCTTTTATCATGAAGTTTCTTACCCTGTGCAGTAGCAATTTGTACTTTAACCATATTTTTAGAATTAAAATACATTTTAAGAGCTACAGTAGTTACTCCATCTTTTGTCACTTTTGAGAAAATTTTTTCAATCTCTTTTTTATGAAGTAGCAGTTTTCTACTTCTTCTCTCATCTGGTCTATATGTAGTGTGCGCAGTACTTAAGTGAGAGATATGTGCATTTAAAAGAAAAATTTCACCTTTGATAATTCTTACAAAACTATCTTTTAGGTTTACTCTTCCTTCTCTAATAGCTTTTACTTCACTACCTTCTAATGCAATACCTGCTTCATATGTATCTAAAATAAAAAAATCATGAAATGCTTTTTTATTTTTAAAAACTAAATCTTTATTTTTCTCTTTTGCCATTTTATAATACCTTAAAGAATGAACTTCCACTTCCACTAAAATACCAATTTTTCTTTGCATACTCTTTTAATGCTGGATATTGTGTCACAGCAGGCATATACAAATCATTAGCTTGTTCAATAGATAATTTATTCAATATATCTTTACTTTTCATTGATAAAAGTTCTTTACTTTCATCTTCTGTAATCTCTTTATAAAATTCATCTCGAAAACAATTAAAAATTTT
This DNA window, taken from Arcobacter sp. CECT 8986, encodes the following:
- the smpB gene encoding SsrA-binding protein SmpB, whose product is MAKEKNKDLVFKNKKAFHDFFILDTYEAGIALEGSEVKAIREGRVNLKDSFVRIIKGEIFLLNAHISHLSTAHTTYRPDERRSRKLLLHKKEIEKIFSKVTKDGVTTVALKMYFNSKNMVKVQIATAQGKKLHDKREDLKQKTMQRETQQALKNWK
- the ccoO gene encoding cytochrome-c oxidase, cbb3-type subunit II, whose product is MFHWLEQRPFFFAVFVFIFVSFAGIIEVIPDFAKQSRPTVGTKPYTVLELAGRNVYIKDSCNACHSQLIRPFKAETDRYGMYSLSGEYAYDRPFLWGSKRTGPDLHRVGNYRSTDWHENHMLEPSSVVPGSIMPAYPHMFNNIADLDSAYAEALTVKKVFNTPYDEDLNGDGQIDVKLGDYDSAIAAAKKEAEAIAADMKNQKVKDAVANGQVPEIVALIAYLNSLK
- the ccoN gene encoding cytochrome-c oxidase, cbb3-type subunit I yields the protein MQNGARIEYDYSVAKAFTFATILFGIIGMTIGVILAFQLAFPSLNNLAGEYGTFSRLRPLHTNGVAFGFTLSGIFATWYYVGQRVLKVSLKESPFLMTIAKLHFVLYFVTILLAVVTLFMGLTTSKEYAELEWPLDILVVLWWVLWGVSIFGLIGIRRERTLYISVWYYIASFIAIAMLYLFNNMEVPTYFVSGGIGSWIHSVSMYSGTNDALVQWWYGHNAVAFVFTVPIIAMIYYFLPKESGQNVYSYKLSILAFWGLLFVYLWAGGHHLIYSTVPDWMQTMGSVMSVVLILPSWGSAINMLLTMKGEWQQLQTNTLIKFMVLASTFYMLSTIEGPIQSIKSVNAIAHFTDWIPGHVHDGVLGWVVFMVMAALYHMAPRMYGREIYSKSLMDTQFWLQTTGIVLYFTSMWIAGITQGMMWRAYDEYGSLVYSFIDTVTVLHPYYTIRAVGGLLYLIGFFMFAYNMYKTATSGRILDKEPVNASPVAA